In Thermodesulfobacteriota bacterium, one genomic interval encodes:
- a CDS encoding GDP-L-fucose synthase, translated as MNRDTVIYIAGHRGLAGSAITDKFQAEGFRNLIVRTHDELDLTRQADTEAFFRKTRPEVVIMAAARVGGIMANHTYPAEFIYTNLAIQTNIIHAAYTVGVRRLVFLGSSCIYPRECPQPMREDHLLTGPLEATNEPYAVAKIAGIKMCQSYNRQYGTRYITLMPTNLYGLRDNFDLETSHALPALIRKFHEARVAGRHQVEVWGTGRPRREFLHADDLAAACFFTLNLPDDAYLSLTAGGVTPLVNVGAGRDITIAELARMVRDIVGFEGDIVFDASRPDGTFQKLLDVSRMSALGWQASISLKDGITRTYRWCLEAGVF; from the coding sequence ATGAACAGAGACACGGTTATTTACATCGCCGGGCACCGCGGTCTGGCGGGGTCGGCCATCACGGATAAGTTCCAGGCCGAAGGGTTCCGGAACCTGATCGTCCGGACTCATGACGAGCTGGACCTGACCCGCCAGGCCGATACCGAGGCGTTTTTCCGGAAAACCCGTCCCGAGGTTGTGATCATGGCGGCCGCCCGGGTGGGCGGTATCATGGCCAACCACACCTATCCGGCCGAATTCATTTATACCAATCTGGCCATCCAGACCAACATCATCCACGCCGCTTATACCGTCGGCGTGCGCCGGCTGGTGTTTCTGGGCTCATCCTGCATCTATCCGCGGGAATGTCCCCAGCCGATGAGAGAAGATCATCTGCTGACCGGACCGCTGGAGGCCACCAATGAACCTTACGCCGTGGCCAAAATTGCCGGCATCAAAATGTGCCAGTCCTATAACCGTCAATACGGCACGCGCTATATCACCCTCATGCCGACCAACCTCTACGGACTCCGGGACAATTTCGACCTGGAGACCAGTCATGCCCTGCCCGCCCTCATCCGGAAATTCCACGAGGCCAGGGTTGCCGGCAGACATCAGGTGGAGGTATGGGGAACCGGCCGACCCCGTCGCGAGTTTCTGCACGCGGACGATCTGGCGGCCGCCTGTTTTTTCACCCTCAATCTGCCGGACGACGCCTACCTCTCCCTCACCGCCGGCGGCGTTACCCCCCTGGTGAATGTCGGTGCGGGACGGGACATTACCATCGCCGAGCTGGCCCGTATGGTCAGGGATATCGTCGGTTTTGAAGGAGATATCGTCTTTGACGCCTCCCGGCCCGATGGTACTTTTCAGAAGCTCCTGGATGTTTCCCGGATGAGCGCCCTGGGGTGGCAGGCCTCGATTTCTCTTAAAGACGGCATCACCCGGACTTACCGGTGGTGTCTGGAGGCCGGTGTTTTTTAA
- a CDS encoding response regulator, with product MKKVLIVDDDAVSRGLLSRVMKPYAQDFEILTAQNGEEAAYLMTEHTIDLIISDLEMPVMDGLQLLEYMDKNYPGTPVFIMTAFGSKEIEEKVMALGAFKYLEKPLNMDILTDAVFEQLNAGAEGRISGISLSSFLQLLEMEKKTATIKITSGDKTGNLYFREGNLINAATGQLMGLKAALELLTWDKIIIEVEGVCRKRDNVIKQPLMNMLMSAMQMKDEKESEKKVAKTPLRPLTDFSARRDKRQLK from the coding sequence GTGAAAAAAGTTCTCATCGTCGACGATGATGCGGTTTCCAGAGGTCTGTTATCCCGGGTCATGAAACCCTATGCTCAGGATTTTGAGATACTGACCGCGCAGAACGGCGAAGAGGCCGCCTATCTGATGACCGAACACACCATCGACCTGATCATCAGCGATCTGGAAATGCCTGTCATGGATGGCCTGCAGTTACTGGAGTACATGGACAAGAACTACCCGGGGACGCCGGTGTTCATCATGACCGCCTTCGGATCGAAAGAAATCGAGGAGAAGGTCATGGCGCTGGGCGCCTTTAAATATCTTGAAAAACCGCTCAACATGGATATCCTGACGGACGCGGTCTTCGAGCAGCTCAACGCCGGCGCCGAAGGACGGATTTCCGGCATCAGCCTTTCCTCCTTCCTGCAGCTGCTGGAAATGGAAAAGAAAACGGCCACCATCAAAATCACCTCCGGGGACAAGACCGGCAACCTGTACTTCCGGGAAGGCAATCTCATCAACGCCGCCACCGGCCAGCTGATGGGATTGAAAGCCGCCCTTGAGCTGCTGACCTGGGACAAGATCATCATCGAGGTCGAGGGGGTCTGCCGCAAACGGGACAACGTTATCAAGCAGCCGCTGATGAACATGCTCATGTCCGCCATGCAGATGAAAGACGAGAAGGAATCGGAGAAGAAGGTCGCCAAGACGCCGCTGCGTCCCCTGACGGATTTTTCCGCCCGCCGCGACAAACGGCAATTAAAATAA
- the gmd gene encoding GDP-mannose 4,6-dehydratase, whose amino-acid sequence MKRKKALITGITGQDGAYLAEFLLNKGYEIHGIKRRASLLNTARVDHLYHDPHEKDVRFFMHYGDLTDATNLIRIIQDVQPDEIYNLGAQSHVKVSFESPEYTADVDGVGALRLLEAARILGVEKEVRFYQASTSELYGKVQQTPQTEKTPFYPRSPYGCAKLYAYWCTVNYREAYGMFACNGILFNHESPIRGETFVTRKITRAAARIAGGIQDCLYLGNLDSLRDWGHARDYVRAQWLMLQQDRPDDYVVATGQQRSVRDFCDNAFARAGIRLAWKGRGIDEQGVVDSLIPDAPLVGKYGRADELKRLTPGRPIIFVDPSYFRPADVVSLIGDAAKARRELGWVPEISFDELVEEMVDWDFRDACREAVCRASGYPLPDSVEERM is encoded by the coding sequence ATGAAACGGAAAAAAGCACTGATAACCGGAATCACCGGGCAGGACGGCGCCTATCTGGCGGAATTTCTGCTGAACAAGGGGTACGAAATTCACGGCATCAAGCGGCGGGCATCCCTGCTCAACACCGCCCGGGTCGATCATTTGTACCATGACCCCCACGAAAAGGATGTCCGTTTTTTCATGCACTACGGAGACCTGACCGACGCCACCAATCTGATCCGTATCATCCAGGACGTGCAGCCGGATGAAATTTATAACCTGGGTGCCCAGAGCCACGTCAAGGTGTCGTTCGAATCGCCGGAATACACGGCCGACGTGGACGGGGTCGGTGCCCTGCGACTGCTGGAAGCGGCCCGGATTCTGGGCGTGGAAAAGGAGGTCCGGTTTTACCAGGCCTCGACCTCGGAGCTTTACGGGAAAGTGCAGCAGACGCCTCAGACCGAGAAGACGCCTTTTTATCCCCGGTCACCCTATGGCTGCGCCAAGCTGTATGCCTACTGGTGCACGGTCAATTACCGGGAGGCCTACGGCATGTTCGCCTGCAACGGGATCCTCTTCAACCACGAATCCCCCATCCGGGGCGAAACCTTCGTCACCCGAAAGATCACCCGGGCGGCCGCTCGCATTGCCGGCGGTATCCAGGATTGTCTCTACCTGGGCAACCTGGACTCCCTCCGGGACTGGGGCCATGCCAGAGATTACGTCCGGGCGCAGTGGCTGATGCTGCAGCAGGATCGGCCCGATGATTACGTGGTGGCTACCGGGCAACAGCGCTCGGTGCGGGATTTCTGTGATAACGCCTTTGCCCGGGCGGGCATCCGCCTGGCCTGGAAAGGCCGCGGCATTGATGAACAGGGCGTGGTGGACAGCCTGATCCCGGACGCGCCGCTGGTGGGAAAATACGGCCGGGCGGATGAATTAAAACGCCTGACGCCGGGACGACCGATTATCTTTGTCGATCCGTCGTATTTCCGGCCGGCCGACGTGGTCTCTCTGATCGGGGATGCCGCCAAGGCTCGCCGGGAACTGGGGTGGGTACCCGAAATATCTTTTGACGAACTGGTCGAGGAGATGGTGGACTGGGACTTCCGGGACGCCTGCCGGGAAGCGGTTTGCCGCGCCAGCGGATATCCCCTTCCGGACAGTGTCGAGGAGCGCATGTAG
- a CDS encoding nucleotide sugar dehydrogenase — MSRDFEKCILCIGAGYVGGPTMAVIASKCPQYKVIVVDVDQGKIAAWNSDRLPVYEPGLNEIVTAVRGKNLFFSTDVQAAVSEAEIIFVSVNTPTKTSGVGAGMAADLRYWENIARQLRQWSTTPKIVVEKSTVPVRTAQAMERILSVDGGKDRFEVLSNPEFLAEGTAVANLEHPDRVLIGSRQTESGLLARDALVDVYANWVSRDRILTSNIWSSELAKLASNAFLAQRVSSINTIANICENTGADVSEVSRAVGMDGRIGDRFLKAGLGFGGSCFKKDILSLVYLCREFGADSEADYWESVVGINERQKERFVHRMVRAMFGTLAEKKIAIFGFAFKPDTGDIREAPAIDVVKRLLAEGARPVITDPKALDNARKTFGEGKDWISYSEDPYRAAEGCHAIALVTEWDLYQKLDYEKIYQTMEKPAFFFDGRNVIDHRRLYEIGFNVYTAGRPPLVHF; from the coding sequence ATGAGCCGCGATTTTGAAAAATGTATTCTTTGCATCGGCGCCGGATATGTCGGCGGCCCGACCATGGCGGTCATCGCTTCCAAGTGCCCGCAGTACAAAGTCATCGTGGTGGATGTCGACCAGGGCAAGATCGCGGCCTGGAATTCAGACCGTCTGCCGGTCTATGAGCCGGGATTGAATGAAATTGTAACCGCCGTCCGGGGGAAGAATCTTTTTTTTTCCACGGATGTTCAGGCGGCTGTGTCCGAGGCGGAAATTATTTTCGTCAGCGTCAACACGCCCACCAAGACTTCGGGCGTGGGTGCCGGCATGGCCGCGGACCTTCGTTACTGGGAAAATATCGCCCGTCAGCTTCGGCAGTGGTCCACGACGCCCAAAATCGTGGTGGAGAAGAGTACGGTGCCGGTCCGGACGGCCCAGGCCATGGAGCGGATCCTGTCCGTTGACGGGGGAAAAGACCGGTTTGAGGTTCTGTCCAATCCCGAATTTCTGGCCGAAGGCACTGCCGTCGCCAACCTGGAGCATCCGGACCGGGTTCTGATCGGATCCCGCCAGACCGAAAGCGGCCTCCTCGCCAGGGACGCGCTGGTCGACGTCTACGCCAACTGGGTCAGCCGCGACCGGATTCTGACCTCCAACATCTGGAGCAGCGAACTGGCCAAGCTGGCCTCCAACGCCTTTCTGGCCCAGCGCGTTTCTTCCATCAACACCATCGCCAATATCTGCGAGAACACCGGCGCGGATGTATCGGAAGTCTCCCGGGCCGTGGGCATGGACGGTCGCATCGGCGACCGGTTTTTGAAAGCCGGCCTGGGATTCGGCGGCTCCTGTTTCAAAAAAGACATATTGAGCCTGGTCTATCTGTGCCGGGAGTTCGGCGCCGACAGCGAGGCGGATTACTGGGAGAGCGTGGTAGGGATAAACGAGCGGCAGAAGGAGCGCTTTGTGCACCGCATGGTCAGGGCCATGTTCGGTACCCTGGCGGAAAAGAAGATCGCCATCTTCGGTTTCGCCTTCAAGCCGGACACCGGCGATATCCGGGAAGCGCCGGCCATCGACGTGGTCAAGCGGCTCCTGGCCGAAGGCGCCCGCCCGGTGATTACCGATCCGAAAGCCCTGGATAATGCCAGAAAGACCTTCGGCGAGGGCAAGGACTGGATCTCCTATTCCGAGGATCCATACCGGGCCGCGGAAGGCTGCCACGCCATTGCCCTGGTGACCGAGTGGGATCTGTATCAGAAGCTGGATTACGAAAAGATATATCAGACCATGGAAAAGCCGGCCTTTTTCTTCGATGGCCGTAATGTCATCGATCATCGCCGGCTTTATGAAATCGGGTTTAATGTTTACACGGCCGGGCGGCCCCCCCTGGTCCATTTCTGA
- a CDS encoding ParA family protein — MKKIVTVANPRQGSGKTALAVNIAACLALMEKKTLLVDGDPQGGATSCLLPPDAVSRPGLNAFLSDRADFASVAAGTALDFLKVIPAGTDLFMAEQDMLSVPDKIGRLSRKLEPLAGEFDHILIDSASSLGPLTICALSASASVLIPLPCRPGAQSALEALLPVVADVKKQRRRDLTIAGVVFTHCDGWQEASGIFSEEVLAGIQTVVLNTMIPKSETPASGSYHEPPAVLRDVMSTASERYLEVTAELLSR; from the coding sequence ATGAAAAAAATCGTGACCGTTGCCAATCCACGGCAGGGCTCCGGTAAAACCGCCCTGGCGGTCAATATCGCGGCCTGCCTGGCACTGATGGAGAAGAAGACGCTGCTGGTGGACGGTGATCCGCAGGGGGGCGCCACTTCCTGCCTGCTTCCGCCGGATGCCGTTTCCCGCCCGGGGCTGAACGCTTTTTTATCGGATCGGGCGGATTTTGCGTCCGTCGCGGCGGGCACCGCCCTTGATTTTCTCAAGGTTATTCCCGCCGGGACTGATCTGTTCATGGCTGAACAGGACATGCTGTCCGTTCCGGATAAAATCGGTCGGCTGAGCCGCAAACTTGAACCCCTAGCCGGGGAGTTTGATCACATCCTGATCGATTCCGCCTCTTCGCTGGGCCCGCTCACGATATGCGCGCTGTCCGCGTCGGCGTCCGTTCTGATTCCATTGCCCTGCCGGCCGGGGGCGCAATCGGCGCTGGAAGCCCTGCTGCCGGTGGTGGCCGACGTCAAAAAACAGCGGCGTCGAGACTTGACCATCGCCGGAGTCGTGTTTACCCATTGCGACGGCTGGCAGGAAGCCAGCGGAATTTTTTCTGAAGAGGTATTGGCGGGAATCCAGACCGTTGTTCTGAATACGATGATTCCCAAGAGCGAGACACCGGCGAGCGGATCGTATCATGAGCCGCCGGCGGTACTTCGGGATGTCATGTCAACGGCTTCGGAAAGATACCTGGAGGTAACGGCCGAACTGCTGAGTCGCTGA
- the gspE gene encoding type II secretion system ATPase GspE, giving the protein MTTISYKEYPEKPVVIDNLPVLFMKQSKFVPLVLEGDRLKIAMADPGDFYTLDTLKLACNLRVEACRGNEEDILAAIERLYGSGSQSMEMIIEEAGKDTDDITSEGIIDADHLRDIASEAPIIRLVNRLILNAVEAGASDLHFEPFENEFKVRYRIDGVLHNVESPPNRLKDAIISRVKIMAKMDIAERRLPRDGRIKLKVLDREIDFRVSTLPTMFGESLVMRVLDRESLILDLEKLGLPDTLLPQYIELITKPYGMILVTGPTGSGKTTTLYTTLAKVNSPENKIITLEEPVEYQLRGVNQVQVNTKIGMTFANGLRSIVRQDPDIILVGEIRDRETAETAIQSALTGHLLFSTLHTNDAAGAITRLLDIGVENFLLSSTLLGILAQRLVRVICPHCRRQIEPESKLLKAMNVSPDEIRGVTFFAGSGCDQCNHTGFKGRIGIFEYIFVDDDIRREIMARATAERIKTVALEKGMLTLRQDGWDKVKRGITTIPEVLKVTLEK; this is encoded by the coding sequence ATGACGACGATATCTTATAAAGAATATCCCGAGAAACCGGTGGTGATTGACAACCTTCCGGTCCTGTTCATGAAGCAGTCGAAATTTGTTCCCCTGGTACTGGAGGGCGATCGGCTCAAAATCGCCATGGCCGATCCGGGCGATTTTTACACCCTCGACACCCTGAAGCTCGCCTGCAACCTCCGTGTCGAGGCCTGCCGCGGAAATGAAGAGGATATCCTGGCGGCCATCGAGCGTCTTTACGGCTCCGGAAGCCAGTCCATGGAAATGATCATCGAGGAGGCCGGCAAGGATACCGACGATATCACCTCGGAGGGCATTATCGACGCCGATCATCTCCGGGATATCGCTTCCGAAGCCCCCATCATCCGGCTGGTCAACCGGCTGATTCTCAACGCGGTCGAGGCCGGAGCCAGCGATCTCCATTTCGAGCCCTTTGAAAATGAATTCAAGGTCCGCTACCGCATCGACGGCGTACTGCACAACGTGGAATCCCCTCCCAACCGTCTGAAGGACGCCATCATTTCCAGGGTCAAGATCATGGCCAAAATGGATATCGCCGAACGGCGGCTGCCCCGGGACGGGAGAATCAAGCTCAAAGTGCTCGACCGGGAGATCGATTTCCGGGTGTCCACCCTGCCCACCATGTTCGGAGAAAGCCTGGTCATGCGGGTGCTGGACCGGGAATCGTTGATTCTGGATCTTGAGAAACTCGGGCTGCCCGACACCCTGCTTCCCCAATATATCGAGCTGATCACCAAGCCTTACGGGATGATCCTGGTGACCGGCCCCACCGGCAGCGGCAAGACGACCACGCTTTACACCACCCTGGCCAAGGTCAATTCCCCGGAGAACAAGATCATCACCCTGGAAGAACCGGTGGAGTACCAGCTGCGGGGGGTCAACCAGGTTCAGGTCAACACCAAGATCGGCATGACCTTCGCCAACGGGCTGCGCTCCATTGTGCGCCAGGACCCGGACATCATCCTGGTCGGGGAAATCCGGGACCGCGAAACCGCCGAGACCGCCATCCAATCGGCCCTCACCGGCCACCTGCTGTTCAGCACCCTGCATACCAACGACGCCGCCGGCGCCATTACCCGGCTCCTGGATATCGGCGTGGAGAATTTCCTGCTCAGTTCCACCCTGCTGGGGATCCTGGCCCAGCGCCTGGTCCGGGTGATCTGTCCCCATTGCCGCCGGCAAATCGAACCCGAGTCCAAGCTGCTCAAAGCGATGAATGTATCCCCTGACGAGATCCGGGGGGTGACGTTCTTCGCCGGGAGCGGCTGCGATCAGTGCAATCACACCGGGTTCAAGGGCCGGATCGGAATTTTCGAGTATATTTTTGTCGATGACGATATCCGACGGGAAATCATGGCCCGGGCCACCGCCGAACGGATCAAGACGGTGGCCCTGGAAAAGGGGATGCTGACCCTGCGCCAGGACGGCTGGGACAAGGTCAAAAGGGGAATCACCACCATCCCGGAAGTATTGAAGGTAACCCTCGAGAAATAA
- a CDS encoding prephenate dehydrogenase/arogenate dehydrogenase family protein has translation MDSVTIGIIGGTGGMGRWFEKYFTDCGHRVLIAGRKTALTYHDLARQCRVVAISTPLNPALEIIESIGPALREDQLLVDFCSQKEAIVARMAAATRADVIGTHPMFAPNTPSLQGLNVIVCPARDLHGWLPWLEGLFAAGGGVVTRMDPAEHDRKMAMAQSLMHFLTLSLGRMLQHLEVTPQEAFLFATPIFRINVDLIGRLFSQDITLYAELVRDNRHAPEMVRRFSDAMEETRRAFAGKDMERTLSYMKSIGAFFGKEFCDQALTETTRALSVMYQK, from the coding sequence ATGGACAGTGTGACGATCGGGATCATCGGCGGCACCGGCGGCATGGGCCGCTGGTTTGAAAAATATTTCACGGATTGCGGACACCGGGTGCTCATCGCCGGCAGAAAAACGGCCCTGACTTACCATGACCTGGCCAGGCAGTGCCGGGTGGTGGCCATCAGCACCCCGCTTAACCCGGCCCTGGAGATTATCGAATCCATCGGCCCCGCCCTGCGGGAGGACCAGTTGCTGGTGGACTTCTGCTCCCAGAAGGAGGCCATCGTCGCCCGTATGGCCGCAGCCACCCGGGCCGATGTCATCGGCACCCACCCCATGTTCGCGCCCAATACCCCTTCTCTTCAGGGGCTGAATGTCATTGTCTGTCCGGCCCGGGATCTTCACGGCTGGCTGCCCTGGCTTGAGGGACTGTTTGCGGCCGGCGGCGGCGTGGTTACCCGCATGGATCCGGCCGAGCATGACCGCAAGATGGCCATGGCCCAGAGCCTGATGCATTTTCTGACCCTTTCCCTGGGCCGGATGCTACAGCACCTGGAGGTGACGCCGCAGGAGGCCTTCCTCTTCGCGACGCCCATTTTCCGGATCAACGTCGATCTGATCGGCCGTCTTTTTTCCCAGGATATCACCCTGTACGCGGAACTGGTCAGGGATAACCGGCATGCCCCTGAGATGGTGAGGCGCTTTTCCGACGCCATGGAGGAAACCCGCCGGGCGTTTGCCGGGAAGGATATGGAGCGAACCCTGTCCTACATGAAGTCCATCGGCGCTTTTTTCGGTAAGGAATTCTGCGACCAGGCCCTGACGGAAACGACCCGGGCGCTGAGCGTCATGTATCAGAAGTAG
- a CDS encoding glycosyltransferase family 39 protein: MSHEPMTPRAKEKLYVRTALILILLLMTLLRLGYSLQVCHYPGFGRFLHPDDQAYYHATALKIADGHVLGEDGVITRAPGYLYFVGALYHFLAPDPGVAAVIQWCLGVLTGLMIYLLARRLFTEKTALTAALFYALYLPALCYEGALLMASLLTFLLTAGLYCLVRSVQDGSPRYLILSGALYGWAFLCRPNNLALFLAGLAFLGWSRGGKRAMFRFTAPAGALYGLLMIRNYLAGADLLAITSQGRHVMMNSHYHQAAGVFWRWPDSWNNLLNQHGNSLWGFLSFLAKDIVDHWPDWIGLQFSKLYAFFFNYEFSQFIDFYAQQEVLPILRLPSVSLGILSPLTIAGLVFLWRDRGGKYHRPLTLYFITGVLSVVFFYVLSRFRMPLIPLFCIISATALWRLPRISSGLGWKGRIGLAALLILLFFALNAESRRTAYAARSMPIAIYNRGVHYQAGQQYARAAADFQRVYSSLGKDTDPEFYFAVAMSLADCQERLKKPGRAAAVWHDLIMKFPDREQPYCLLGRYYAERGRYDQALLFLNQALELRPDDKVRRAVEKIRQHAAAIEKAH; the protein is encoded by the coding sequence ATGTCTCACGAACCGATGACGCCCCGGGCAAAAGAAAAGCTGTATGTCCGGACCGCCCTGATCCTGATCCTCCTGCTGATGACGCTGCTGCGACTCGGCTATTCTCTCCAGGTTTGTCACTACCCCGGATTCGGCCGCTTTCTGCATCCTGACGATCAGGCCTACTATCACGCGACAGCGCTGAAGATTGCCGACGGCCATGTCCTCGGTGAAGACGGGGTCATAACCCGGGCGCCCGGTTACTTATATTTTGTGGGAGCCCTATATCATTTTCTGGCTCCGGACCCCGGTGTGGCGGCTGTGATCCAGTGGTGCCTGGGCGTACTGACCGGGCTGATGATCTACCTGCTGGCCCGACGGCTGTTCACGGAAAAAACGGCTCTGACGGCCGCCCTGTTTTACGCGCTCTATCTTCCGGCGCTTTGCTATGAAGGCGCGCTGTTAATGGCGTCCCTGCTGACCTTCCTGCTGACCGCCGGATTATATTGCCTGGTCCGGTCGGTTCAGGACGGTTCACCCAGGTATCTGATCCTGTCCGGCGCTCTTTACGGCTGGGCTTTTTTATGCCGCCCCAACAATCTTGCCCTGTTCCTTGCCGGGTTGGCGTTTCTGGGATGGAGCCGCGGCGGCAAACGGGCCATGTTCCGTTTCACGGCGCCAGCGGGAGCCCTGTACGGGCTGCTCATGATACGAAATTATCTGGCCGGCGCTGATCTTCTGGCCATAACCAGCCAGGGACGTCATGTCATGATGAACAGCCACTATCATCAGGCAGCCGGCGTTTTCTGGCGCTGGCCGGACAGCTGGAACAACCTTTTAAATCAGCACGGAAACAGCCTGTGGGGGTTTCTGTCATTTCTGGCAAAAGATATCGTTGATCACTGGCCGGACTGGATCGGTCTTCAGTTTTCCAAGCTGTATGCCTTTTTTTTTAATTACGAATTTTCCCAGTTTATTGATTTTTATGCCCAGCAGGAAGTGCTGCCCATACTGCGGCTGCCTTCCGTCTCTCTTGGTATTCTATCGCCGCTGACAATTGCGGGGCTGGTATTCCTGTGGCGGGATCGCGGAGGAAAATATCACCGGCCGCTGACGCTTTATTTTATAACCGGGGTTCTGTCCGTCGTATTCTTTTACGTTCTCAGCCGTTTCCGGATGCCCCTGATACCGCTGTTCTGTATTATCAGCGCCACCGCTCTGTGGCGGCTGCCCCGGATCTCTTCCGGCCTGGGGTGGAAAGGCCGAATCGGCCTGGCGGCCCTTCTGATCCTTCTGTTTTTCGCGCTTAACGCCGAATCCAGACGGACGGCTTATGCGGCGCGGTCCATGCCGATCGCCATTTACAACCGGGGCGTCCATTACCAGGCCGGGCAACAGTATGCCCGGGCGGCAGCGGATTTCCAGCGGGTTTATTCCAGCCTGGGAAAAGACACGGATCCTGAATTCTATTTCGCGGTAGCCATGAGCCTGGCCGATTGCCAGGAGCGACTGAAGAAGCCCGGCCGGGCCGCTGCCGTCTGGCACGATCTGATCATGAAATTCCCGGATCGTGAACAACCGTATTGTCTGTTAGGCCGTTATTACGCGGAACGGGGTCGATATGATCAGGCGCTGCTTTTTCTCAATCAGGCCCTCGAACTCCGTCCTGACGACAAGGTGCGTCGTGCCGTGGAAAAAATCCGGCAACATGCTGCCGCCATTGAAAAGGCCCACTGA
- a CDS encoding UDP-glucuronic acid decarboxylase family protein, whose product MNIYDKQRILVTGGAGFIGSHLCERLLADGSEVVCLDNFFTGRRRNIAHLLDNPGFELLRHDLVNPLVIEVDRIYNMACPASPVHYQYNPVKTIKTNVLGAIHMLGLAKRVRARILQASTSEVYGDPEVHPQTEDYRGHVNPIGPRACYDEGKRCAETLFFDYHRQNGVDIRVVRIFNTYGPRMHPDDGRVVSNFIMAALTGRDITVYGDGSQTRSFCYVDDLVEGLVRMMAAENFTGPVNLGNPAEMTVRELAEAVIDLTGSRSAIVYKPLPADDPRRRRPDITLAGQRLGWEPTVPLKEGLKKTIAYFESVLRD is encoded by the coding sequence GTGAATATTTATGATAAACAACGGATTCTGGTCACCGGCGGGGCCGGTTTTATCGGCTCCCATCTGTGCGAGCGGTTGCTGGCGGACGGCAGCGAGGTGGTCTGCCTGGATAATTTTTTTACCGGCCGGAGGCGTAATATCGCCCATCTGCTGGACAACCCCGGTTTCGAACTCCTGCGGCACGACCTGGTGAATCCGCTGGTGATCGAGGTGGACCGGATTTATAATATGGCCTGCCCGGCTTCTCCGGTGCACTACCAGTACAATCCGGTCAAGACCATCAAAACCAACGTTCTCGGCGCCATTCATATGCTGGGCCTGGCCAAGCGGGTCCGCGCCCGAATTCTCCAGGCGTCCACCAGCGAAGTCTACGGCGATCCGGAGGTCCATCCCCAGACGGAAGATTACCGGGGGCATGTCAACCCCATCGGCCCGCGGGCCTGCTATGACGAGGGCAAACGCTGCGCCGAAACCCTCTTTTTCGATTATCACCGCCAGAACGGCGTGGATATCCGGGTGGTCCGCATATTCAATACCTACGGCCCCCGGATGCATCCGGATGACGGCCGGGTGGTCAGCAATTTCATCATGGCCGCCCTGACCGGCCGGGATATCACCGTTTACGGAGACGGCTCCCAGACCCGGTCCTTCTGCTATGTCGATGATCTGGTGGAAGGACTGGTGCGGATGATGGCCGCGGAAAATTTTACCGGCCCGGTCAACCTGGGCAATCCCGCCGAGATGACGGTACGGGAACTGGCCGAGGCCGTCATCGACCTGACCGGGTCGCGATCAGCCATCGTCTATAAACCGCTGCCGGCGGATGATCCCCGGCGGCGCCGGCCGGACATCACCCTGGCCGGGCAGCGACTGGGATGGGAACCGACGGTTCCACTGAAGGAAGGTCTGAAAAAAACCATCGCTTACTTTGAATCCGTGCTCCGGGATTGA